One Pieris napi chromosome Z, ilPieNapi1.2, whole genome shotgun sequence DNA window includes the following coding sequences:
- the LOC125062493 gene encoding glutamine synthetase 2 cytoplasmic-like, which yields MAEDSKAKVEHNPKILSGPVLINSPNAALSKSLLSRYQNIVLFNEGDTRLIATYVWIDGTGEHIRCKDRTLNFHPRAPTELPVWNFDGSSTLQADRKNADTHLVPRTIYKDPFRQEPHILVMCDTYKYNMEPTETNYRVNCQAAYEKCTKEEPWFGIEQEYILLDADLRPFGWPPGGCPPPQGPYYCGVGANKVFARDLVQAHYLCCLYAGIPLAGTNAEAMASQWEFQVGPAVGVKAADDLWMARFILHRLAEEFGIIVSFDPKPVEDWNGSGAHVNFSTKAMRAENGIVEIEKAIDKLSKVHMKHIKVYDPRGGKDNERRLTGLHETARINEFTSGVANRSCSIRIPRKCAEESCGYLEDRRPASNCDPYAVIDALLRTCILNE from the exons ATGGCTGAAGATTCAAAAGCGAAGGTAGAAC ATAATCCAAAGATCCTATCTGGGCCTGTATTGATTAACTCACCCAATGCGGCCCTTTCAAAGAGTTTGCTGAGTCGTTATCAGAACATAGTATTGTTCAATGAAGGTGATACTAGGCTCATTGCGACCTATGTCTGGATCGACGGGACAGGGGAACACATCAGGTGCAAAGACAGGACACTCAACTTTCATCCTCGAGCTCCTACTG AATTACCAGTATGGAATTTTGACGGAAGCTCCACTTTACAAGCTGATAGAAAAAATGCAGATACTCACTTGGTGCCTCGAACCATCTACAAAGATCCCTTCAGGCAAGAACCGCATATTCTGGTCATGTGTGAcacttataaatacaatatggAGCCCACAG AAACAAACTATCGAGTAAACTGCCAAGCTGCGTACGAGAAATGCACAAAAGAGGAGCCATGGTTCGGGATTGAACAAGAGTACATTCTCCTGGACGCAGACCTGCGCCCCTTCGGATGGCCTCCTGGCGGCTGCCCACCCCCTCAGGGACCTTACTACTGCGGCGTCGGGGCCAACAAAGTGTTCGCTAGGGATCTCGTTCAAGCGCACTACTT GTGCTGCCTTTACGCCGGTATCCCGCTCGCCGGTACCAACGCGGAAGCGATGGCTTCTCAATGGGAGTTCCAAGTGGGACCAGCGGTTGGTGTGAAAGCAGCGGACGACCTTTGGATGGCGCGTTTCATACTTCATCGCTTGGCTGAAGAGTTTGGGATTATTGTGTCTTTTGATCCTAAACCTGTTGAGGACTGGAACGGATCTGGAGCGCACGTGAACTTCTCAACAAAGGCTATGCGAGCTGAAAACGGCATTGT TGAAATCGAGAAGGCCATAGACAAGCTGTCCAAGGTGCACATGAAGCACATCAAGGTGTACGATCCTCGCGGAGGCAAAGATAACGAGCGCCGTCTCACCGGTCTGCACGAGACCGCCAGGATTAACGAGTTCACTTCGG GTGTTGCTAACAGGAGTTGCAGCATTAGGATTCCAAGGAAGTGTGCTGAAGAATCGTGCGGTTACCTTGAAGACCGGCGACCCGCTTCCAATTGCGACCCTTACGCAGTCATAGACGCATTGTTACGTACTTGCATTCTCAACGAGtaa